A genome region from Chlorobaculum tepidum TLS includes the following:
- a CDS encoding UbiA family prenyltransferase, with translation MSVASQGLVDKVKAHLELLDPVTWISVFPCLAGGVMASGAMQPTVHDYLLLAALFLLYGPLGTGFSQSVNDYYDLELDRVNEPTRPIPSGRLSEKEAIWNWSIVLVIAVALSSWIGTSIGGQRGMIFVGSLLAGLVIGYLYSAPPFKLKKNIFFSAPAVGFSYGFITYLSANALFSDIRPEVLWLAGLNFFMAVALIVMNDFKSQEGDAKEGMKSLTVMIGAKNTFLVAFIIIDLVFAVFAWRSYMWGFTTLMYFIIAGLVLNIIIQIPIYRDPKSGITLVQHAVDDGFGNAIGKSEVQEHNAFLRFQVVNNILFLTNQMFAAALIGAKYM, from the coding sequence ATGTCAGTTGCAAGCCAAGGATTGGTCGATAAAGTAAAAGCCCATCTCGAACTGCTCGATCCCGTCACCTGGATCAGCGTTTTTCCTTGCCTCGCCGGGGGAGTCATGGCATCCGGAGCGATGCAGCCCACCGTGCACGACTACCTGCTGCTCGCGGCGCTTTTTTTGCTCTACGGCCCACTTGGAACCGGCTTTAGCCAGTCGGTGAACGACTACTACGATCTCGAACTCGACCGGGTCAACGAGCCGACCCGCCCTATTCCGTCGGGAAGGCTGTCGGAAAAAGAGGCAATCTGGAACTGGAGCATCGTGCTGGTGATTGCTGTGGCACTGAGCAGCTGGATCGGCACGAGCATCGGCGGCCAGCGCGGCATGATTTTCGTTGGTTCGCTCCTGGCCGGCCTTGTCATTGGTTATCTCTACTCCGCGCCTCCTTTCAAGCTCAAGAAAAACATCTTCTTTTCCGCTCCAGCGGTCGGCTTTTCCTACGGCTTTATCACCTATCTTTCGGCCAATGCGCTTTTCAGCGATATTCGCCCCGAGGTGCTCTGGCTTGCCGGACTTAATTTCTTCATGGCCGTGGCGCTCATCGTCATGAACGACTTCAAGTCGCAGGAGGGTGATGCCAAAGAAGGCATGAAGTCCCTGACCGTCATGATTGGCGCGAAGAACACCTTTCTTGTCGCCTTCATCATCATCGACCTGGTGTTCGCCGTCTTCGCGTGGCGCTCATACATGTGGGGGTTCACGACCCTGATGTACTTTATCATTGCAGGACTTGTACTGAACATCATCATTCAGATTCCGATCTATCGCGACCCCAAATCGGGCATTACACTGGTGCAGCACGCCGTTGACGACGGCTTCGGCAACGCTATCGGCAAGAGCGAGGTACAGGAGCACAACGCATTCCTGCGGTTCCAGGTGGTTAACAACATTCTGTTTCTGACCAACCAGATGTTTGCCGCCGCGCTGATTGGCGCAAAGTACATGTGA